A genomic window from Pocillopora verrucosa isolate sample1 chromosome 7, ASM3666991v2, whole genome shotgun sequence includes:
- the LOC131768290 gene encoding myosin heavy chain, clone 203-like — MARYIRPGRVHPASRAWTVEETKIPHRPNSAISHRRESFPRNLIVNPAYKQPHYDPLDSATEEDMVPTVMESPQNNTVPRRVTKRENINLVRQTEWDVKGTKTESLVQRNTLSKPVSVLLGLVCFTSCLSLILTLLILSGSIEAGRCSCGDNEGPGRTSTLEADDEQSKTFSTNISSLNEQMAEMKENVSELLRNITLETMRLGHNASKLHEEVSSQDYSIKNISKDLESIRAQIAGQAAVLENLNSSTATNMMEFKQVWNVVNTSKQEKDDFAKKVDMKFKRMRQDVKQTEGSLLNKTNSSLQDFENKVNSEIRVVFLKLNETIARGDYLSSSLESQRKNVTNSFGKLELRVKMEEEKSGNITKSSDHHFKLIKHLSNMLNDTREDMRNMSREQSTALEQAQNSTVTELLRVRMLVNSTQTIIMTQLKKVHENMTEKVTKETEKLKARIEIVESKSNSLRHVTDQHLKKIQQIEELLNITRDNIKEESKKHFTALWLVGNSTKMDLRSIRVVLNVTRGNIVRQLKEVQNNFTEQVKNVSKMPGPIGPPGYNGSQGPVGPQGALGPAGPKGSGDFSQCQYKNESEDPIPGGSNRISVVINEPTNKRIMAVTCSTNHGIEYNLLTTIQRGVLRYICICDGKSRYFSGGTSCYLHYWICPLTT, encoded by the exons ATGGCAAGGTATATACGCCCCGGCAGAGTCCACCCTGCTAGCAGAGCTTGGACTGTTGAAGAGACAAAAATTCCACATCGACCTAACTCGGCGATCTCCCATCGAAGAGAATCCTTCCCAAGAAATTTGATCGTAAATCCAGCCTACAAACAACCACATTACGATCCGTTAGATTCAGCTACAGAAGAGGACATGGTGCCGACTGTGATGGAATCACCACAAAATAACACCGTTCCTCGCCGGGTAACTAAACGAGAGAACATAAACTTGGTACGGCAAACCGAATGGGACGTAAAAGGCACGAAGACAGAGAGTCTTGTCCAAAGAAACACGCTTAGTAAACCAGTCAGTGTCCTGTTAGGATTAGTGTGTTTCACATCATGTTTGTCTCTCATTTTGACCCTTCTCATCCTCTCTGGCTCGATTGAGGCAGGAAGATGTTCTTGCGGCGACAATGAAG GGCCTGGCAGAACAAGCACTTTGGAGGCAGATGATGAGCAATCGAAGACGTTCTCTACAAATATATCTTCGCTAAACGAACAAATG GCGGAGATGAAGGAAAATGTATCTGAG CTTCTCCGAAACATAACCTTGGAGACGATGCGATTGGGACATAATGCTTCCAAACTACACGAGGAAGTCTCCTCTCAG GATTACagtattaaaaatatttcaaaggacCTGGAGTCTATTCGAGCTCAAATTGCTGGACAAGCTGCTGTGTTAGAAAATTTAAATTCCTCTACAGCAACTAATATGATGGAGTTTAAACAAGTCTGGAATGTGGTTAAtacttcaaaacaagaaaaagatgaCTTTGCCAAGAAG GTCGATATGAAGTTTAAACGTATGCGGCAAGATGTAAAGCAGACAGAAGGAAGTTTGTTGAATAAAACGAACTCATCTTTGCAAGATTTCGAAAATAAG GTCAACAGTGAAATTAGAGTTGTTTTTCTCAAGCTGAATGAAACAATTGCCCGTGGTGACTATTTATCTTCTTCACTGGAATCACAAAGGAAAAAC GTAACAAATAGTTTTGGAAAACTTGAACTTAGAGTTAAAATGGAGGAAGAAAAGTCTGGCAACATCACAAAAAGTTCG GATCACCACTTCAAGTTGATCAAGCATTTGAGCAATATGCTGAATGACACTCGGGAAGATATGAGGAATATGTCTCGAGAACAATCTACGGCTTTGGAACAAGCTCAAAATTCCACAGTTACGGAACTTCTAAGAGTTCGGATGTTGGTGAACTCAACGCAGACGATTATCATGACACAGTTAAAGAAAGTGCACGAAAACATGACTGAAAAG GTAACAAAGGAAACTGAGAAACTTAAGGCCAGAATAGAAATTGTGGAAAGCAAATCAAATAGCTTAAGGCATGTCACG gaTCAACACCTAAAGAAGATTCAGCAAATCGAGGAATTGCTCAACATTACACGTGACAACATTAAAGAAGAATCCAAAAAGCATTTTACCGCGCTATGGTTGGTAGGAAACTCTACCAAAATGGATCTTCGAAGTATACGCGTGGTTTTGAATGTAACGCGTGGTAATATTGTAAGACAGCTAAAAGAAGTGCAAAACAACTTCACTGAACAG GTAAAGAACGTTAGTAAGATGCCGGGTCCTATCGGACCTCCTGGCTACAACGGAAGTCAGGGACCTGTTGGCCCCCAGGGAGCCCTGGGTCCTGCTGGTCCTAAAGGATCAGGAGACTTTAGTCAATGTCAGTATAAAAATGAAAGTGAAGATCCGATTCCTGGTGGCTCGAATAGGATAAGTGTAGTTATTAATGAGCCAACA AATAAAAGGATAATGGCAGTTACATGCTCAACAAATCACGGCATTGAGTATAATCTTTTAACAACGATACAAAGAGGCGTCCTGAGATATATTTGCATCTGTGATGGAAAATCCAGATATTTCAGTGGAGGAACTAGTTGCTACCTGCACTATTGGATTTGCCCTTTAACAACATAA